The window ACGGGCCCATCGGCCAGCTGACGCAAAGCCTGGGGCTGGGCACCTTGCCGTTCACCTTCGCCGGCCTGGTGGTGGGCTCGATGTTCTATTCGTTGCCCTTCGTGGTGCAGCCGTTGCAGCACGCGTTCGCCGCCATCGGCGCGCGGCCGCTGGAAGTTGCGGCGACCCTGCGGGCCGGGCCCTGGGACACATTCTTCAGCGTGGTGCTGCCATTGGCCAAGCCGGGGGTGATCACCGCAAGCGTCCTGGGCTTCGCCCATACCGTCGGCGAGTTCGGCGTGGTGCTGATGATCGGCGGCAACATCCCGGAGAAGACCCGCGTGGTCTCGGTGCAGATCTACGATCATGTCGAAGCCATGGAGTATGCCCAGGCACACTGGCTGGCGGCCGGCATGCTGGTGTTCTCTTTCCTGATTCTGCTGGTGTTGTACTCCAGCAAGCGCTTCCGACCGGGTTGGAGTTGAGCGATGCCGTTTTGGTCTAAGCGCAGTAGCGGCGGAGACGGGGTGGCGGACGAACGGATCCGGGCACGGTTTCGTTTCGACCATCCGGGCTTCGCCTTGGATGTCGATCTCGATCTGCCGGGGCGTGGCATTACCGCCTTGTTCGGGCCCTCCGGCTCGGGCAAGACCAGTTGCCTGCGCTGCATCGCCGGGCTGGAGCGGGCCGGGCAGGGCTATCTGTGGGTCGATGGCGAGGTCTGGCAGGACAGCAGCCAGCGCCTGTTCACCCCGACCCATCGGCGTGCGCTGGGCTATGTGTTCCAGGAGGCGAGCCTGTTTGCGCACCTGTCGGTGCGGCGCAATCTGGAGTTCGGTTACCAGCGCATCGCCGCCGGGCAGCGGCACGTGCAGTTGGAGCAGGCGGTCGAGTTGCTGGGCATCGGCCATCTGCTCGAGCGCATGCCCGAGCGGT is drawn from Pseudomonas cavernae and contains these coding sequences:
- the modB gene encoding molybdate ABC transporter permease subunit translates to MPLTSADFSAIWLTIQLATLTTLLLLLIATPIAWWLARTASPLRGAVGALVALPLVLPPTVIGFYLLVSMGPHGPIGQLTQSLGLGTLPFTFAGLVVGSMFYSLPFVVQPLQHAFAAIGARPLEVAATLRAGPWDTFFSVVLPLAKPGVITASVLGFAHTVGEFGVVLMIGGNIPEKTRVVSVQIYDHVEAMEYAQAHWLAAGMLVFSFLILLVLYSSKRFRPGWS